The Flavobacteriales bacterium genome contains the following window.
GCCCCGATGGTAAGCTCCTCACCGACCCCGTGGGCTACACCCCGGACGAGGATGAGTACGCCGCCTTCTTCGCCCGCGGCCTGCAAGGCATGGAGCGCTTGAAGGGCGTTGCAACGAAGTGACCATCACGTGTTTGGTAGTCTTGATGTCGCATTTTGCGACTTCAAGTTCCACGTACCAAACCGCATCTTAGCGGCCGATGAGCACCGATCGCATCCGTTCGCACTTTGCCGAGGCCGCTTCCGTGCTGGACAAGTTCCTGGCCGACCCGGCGAACGTGGAGGCCGTGGAACGCGCCGCCGCCTTCATGACCTACTGCCTGAAGCAAGGCAACAAGATCATCAGCTGTGGCAACGGCGGCAGCATGTGCGATGCGATGCACTTCGCCGAAGAACTCACCGGCCGCTTCCGCGATGACCGCAGGCCCATTGCTGCGCTCAGCATCAGCGACCCCAGCCACCTCACCTGCGTGGGAAACGATCACGGGTTCGAGTACGTGTTCAGCCGTTTCGTGCAGGCGCACGGCAACGACGGTGATGTGCTGCTGGCCATCAGCACCAGCGGCAACAGCCCCAACGTGCTGCGCGCAGCCGAGATCGCACGCGACAAAGGCCTGCACGTGATCGCGCTCACCGGCAAGGATGGCGGCAAACTGGCCGAGCTCAGCACGGTGGAAGTGCGGGTGCCGCACAACGGCTACGCCGATCGCATACAGGAGATCCATATCAAGGTGATCCACGCCTTCATCGATCACATCGAACAGGCTCTCGCATGATCGTCAAGAACTACGGGTGCGCGGTCTTCGGCATCAATGCCACCATCGTGACGGTGGAGACCAACGTTAACCCGGGAACGGCGTTTTTCATGGTGGGCCTGCCGGACAGTGCCGTGAAGGAGAGCCACCAACGCGTGGGGGCGGCCATCAAGAACAGTGGGCTGCATATGCCGCGCGGTCGCGAGATCACCGTGAACCTCGCACCGGCCGACATCCGCAAGGAGGGCAGCGCCTACGATCTGCCCATTGCCATCGGAATGCTGGCGGGCAGTGGCCAGCTCAACCCCGAGCGGCTAGGCGATTACGTGATGATGGGGGAGCTTTCACTCGACGGAGAAGTACGTCCCATCAAAGGAGCATTGCCCATCGCGCTCGAAGCGAAGAAACAGGGGTTCAAGGGTGTCATCGTCCCCAGCGCGAACGCGCGTGAGGCGGCCATCGTCACCGGTCTGAAGGCATACGGGGTTGACACGCTCCTGCAAGTGACCGGCTTTCTGGAAGGTGCTGATGACCTGCAACCCGT
Protein-coding sequences here:
- the lpcA gene encoding D-sedoheptulose 7-phosphate isomerase; protein product: MSTDRIRSHFAEAASVLDKFLADPANVEAVERAAAFMTYCLKQGNKIISCGNGGSMCDAMHFAEELTGRFRDDRRPIAALSISDPSHLTCVGNDHGFEYVFSRFVQAHGNDGDVLLAISTSGNSPNVLRAAEIARDKGLHVIALTGKDGGKLAELSTVEVRVPHNGYADRIQEIHIKVIHAFIDHIEQALA